The genomic region GCTGATTCTTCATTTTTCTCAAAACTCAATGTCTCTGTTCGCTTAGAGACATCATTTGATTTTACAAAGATAGGTGCATATGCTGGTTCAGTTGTCTTTGTTTCATCTCTTTTAGGTTTTGAGAttttaacttttgttgattttaccagcTCAACCTTGATGTCATTGGGTTTTCCATACTCCATTTTAGGCCGATTATCTATCTCCTCCCCAGTCATAGGAAGAGAGGTGTAATTGTGATTGTATGGTGGAGGTATACATACGAATCCCAATCCCTTATTCCTCACTTCCTTCTTACTGTATTTTAACTGTtgattaatcatattttcaactttttcacttGATAAATCAAACTTTTTAAAATTGAACTCTGTGTTTTCAAAAGTTGATTTTAGATTATCGAGTTCAACAGTTCGTTTTTCAGACAATTCCTTAAAGTGGAGATATCTACAATTTGCCTCACTCAGATCGTTATGCAACTTACGGATATCAAGCTTCTGTGCCTCCACCATATCCTTGTATccgtttaacttttttttaaattcataACTATTAGATCTTGTATATTGAAGTTGCATAACGAGCGAGTCGGCCTGCTCTTTATACCCCTTAACTTTTTCCTTACAAGCAGGAGTACAACATATATTGTCTACACATACCTCAGTGGGAATGGGAGTGAAGTTGTGAATTTAAAAGCATGACACGCGTAAAAGAGTGTCATAAATGCGTATCGTAAACGTGTGTAAAAATCGAGTGTCATAAATACGTGTCATGAACGTGTGTCATTAAAGTGTGTTATAAATGCGTGTCATGAAAAGATGAAATGCGTGTCATGTTAATTTTATGACTTCTCAATCAACGACACACGTTTGCGTGTCATAAGGACCCTTTTATGATATGCAATGCCCGTCAAGAAAGGTGTTTTTCTATTAGTGCAATAGCGTAATGAATTAAACTAATTACGTTCTAGCTTCCGCCTCGACACATGGGGAATTCCACTACATAGTAGTAATCTTTAATAATTGAGAATCATGAGAGGTATTAACCTTTTGGAGCTTGACAAAAAAGCATTAAAGCCAagaaaggattagttcatgtGATTGTTTTGTTGGCTTGTTGGTGCATTTGGAGAGACCGAAACGAGGTCGTGTAACTTATACAGTTTTAgaatataaatttcatttttgtggTATTTTCACGCACATGaattatttatgtttatattaaaattttaagacttaataaaaataaattaataattatattatattacatcatgTTACATTATATCTATCACATTATTTTACTTATATTCAtcacattacattacattacattacattacattacattacattacattacattacattacattacattacattacattatattatattatattacattacatCATGTCACATTATATTCATCACATTACATTCAtagtattattattgttactactaataattattattatattatatcacTCTATATAAAATCATTTTACATTACTACTAGTTTACTTAAGAGAACTTGATgacattttttttgaaatatTTACACCATCATACCTTACACTTCCGTTCCAACATGGACTTGGATCCGTATCCAATTTAGTTGGGGTGATGCGTATTTAGTATATCCAAACATAATCCGTAATCTAAAATTAATCTTATACTCTTGTTACTAAAACTTGAGAATTTTCAAATGTACTATTTACGTGGCTTCTTAGGAAAAAAATGTACAAATCTCTGcctgcatgcatgtatgtatgtatgtatgtatgtatgtatgtatgtatgtatgtatgtatgtatgtatgtatgtatgtatgtatgtatgtatgtatgtatgtatgtatgtatgtatgtatgtatgtatgtatgtatgtatgtatgtatgtatgtatgtatgtatgtatgtatgtatgtatgtatgtatgtatgtatggtatgtatgtatgtatgtatgtatgtatgtatgtatgtatgtatgtatgtatgtatgtatgtatgtgtgtatgtatgtatgtatgtgtgtatgtgtgtatgtgtgtatgtgtgtatgtgtgtatgtatgtatgtgtgtatgtatgtatgtgtgtgtgtgtgtatgtatgtatgtgtgtatgtatgtatgtgtgtatgtatgtatgtatgtatgtatatatgtatgtatgtatgtatgtatgtatgtgtgtgtgtatgtatgtgtgtgtgtgtatgtgtgtgtgtgtgtatgtatgtatgtatgtatgtatgtatgtatgtatgtatgtatgtatgtatgtatgtatgtatgtatgtatgtatgtatgtatgtatgtatgtatgtaacatcgTTTTAAAAGGATTTGTTGTACAAATACTTAAATTGAAATAATTATCCTTCAATTCACACATGAAAACATAACCCAAAGTTTATTTGCATATAATATTGATAGTTTTCTGACGATGACTGAATAACTTTACTTAGGAGGCTTAGGGGCATCCTGAATCGTTGTCGACATAATCTCATCTTTCATTACAATTTTCCAGTAATTATCTGCGCTACTTGATCTTTGTGTATCTTGGCTTTGGGCATCCTGATTCGTTGTCGGCATAAGCTCATCTTTCATTACAATTTTCCAGTAATTATCCGCGCCACTTGATCTTTGTGTATCTTGGCTTTGGGCATCCTGAGTCGTCGGCATAAGCTCATCTTTCATTACAATTTTCCAGTAATTATCAGGGTCTGCTCTTGCATCACAAAGACTTGCAATCTAATCATcgaaaagacaaaaaataaaaaataatatcaaGTCAATATTATTTACTGTAATATGCATTTCAATACGAACACCTTTATAAACATAAATTCTTACCAAAATAAGTGAGAAGAGAAACAAAAAAATTGTGAGAGATCTCATGACTTTTTGTTGGTGAGACTTTGATTAGATGAATGTGCGATTGGTATGTAGGTATTTATAAATAGAATACTAATAGGACCCACTGACACGTGTTAAAAGGACATTAAAGCATGTTAAATAGACAAATTAAATATGTCTTGTCATGATTTTAGCAATAAATGTATGTGATACTCATTAAAAGCATGTTAGCGAGGCATCTAGTGTGGGGGCAGTACGTTTTCCGGGGAACGTCGTAACAAAGCCTGACTAACCCAGCGcgagcccggttaagacaacgtagtcTGGACAGATCTTGACAATGACATCCGTTTAGGCGGTGTGACATTGGGTCACTCAAAAAAGAAAGTCACcgttcaaaaaataaataaatttagaaAAATAAATGCATTTGAAACTAGTTTTAAATGATCTATAACCTAAATAACttgttaaataaaaataataatgtaAGTTGACTTGTTAATTGATCGAAAATTTCACTTCACAAAAGCCAAATGTCTTTagtgtttttaactttttacatAAAAAAAGTCTGGTGACGTAATcgttcttttcatttttttttatttactttttcgGACGGCTAGATCACCGGTTAGGCCTTTAGTCTTTGATCACCCAGGTCACGAGTAGGAATCCCGCGGTTGGCATATTATTGCCAGTTTGAACCGGTGCCACagtcacccccccccccccccgcaagATTCGACCCTGAGACCTCTCAGGGAAGGAACCCCACATAAGTGGGTAAACCTTCCCACCTCCCCCAAACCAATTGGTATGCGGATCATTGGCTTTTATTTTTGTCTCTTTGTACAATTTAATTTATCATAGCAATTAATTTTTTCGTTTCACACATAGTTATCAAAGACGTGAGGCGCACTGAAGGCGCATAGGCTCCACCTGGATTCTAGACGAGAAGCACAAAAAAGCGCGAGCCTCAGAAAAAAAAAACGCAAATAAATAAAAACCTAAACagtaatctatacatataataaagtaaaccaatgtgtgacacgtgtcattcgTTAGAGGCATCTATTTTTGGGTTTCCcgcctttctttcatatttattttctaagaatttatcttttaatttgtagataatattaaatagaaaaaatGTTTATCTGATAATTATAACCATTTCTATTGAATTAATTATGTAATTATACCATGTTAATGTGTTACAGCAAATTAATTAGTTAAATGAAATTCTATGCATGTTTTTTTGGGATAAAGtgattatgttttattttaataaatagtttttgttttagaaaatgtCACACACAAAAAACAATCCAATGAAACTATACATTCGAGATAGAATTCATTAGGTAGTTAGAGATGTTTAAAACtaacaaaaacctaaaagaaaaaaaaaactaattgtgTTTTAGGTTAACTAGACCGCTTTTTTAATCGCCTTTCATACTAGAAAAGCATATCTATCTAtctacatataataaagtaaaccaatgtgtgacacgtgtcattcgTTGGAGGCATCTATTTTTTGGTTTCCcgcctttctttcatatttattttctaataatttatcttctaatttgtagataatattaaatagaaaaaatGTTTATCTGATAATTATAACCCTTTTTATTGTAATTTGGAAAGGGTTTCACgcttttttggattttattaaAACATGACTACATTATATAATTATAAGCTTGAATATATATgtaaaaattaataattattcTTCAAAAATTCAATAACATCTATACTCTATAtatacatttagaaaaatgttaataattgcaaataatactaaatagaaaaatgttaattgaatacaaaaaaaaatataggaTATCATCAAATGTATATCGATTACTTAAATGAGTATACACATGCATGGGCGGTGATaagggtgtgcggggaggaccactGCACAGGCTCCCTAATTTCGAGTGGCacgtgttttttataaaaaaaaaatccgatatctatgctaatttttttaaataacataacaaacatgctcttagtgagcccaatactCGTTGGCATTAGCTtttgggcatgtttggctaagctttttgaaacaagttattgacttattggttttttgaaaagtcataagctacAAAATGATGTTTCGCAATATGGGTGTATGTGAGAGGAAAATGTTAATAAGTCACTCCATATTGACTTTTCCAAAACGCCAATAAGTCTATAAGTTTTTTcaaaaaacataaccaaacacgCTCTTAGTGAGCCAAATACCCATttgattttaaaattaaataataatattaaaacattACGGAAGAACATATTTTTTCGAGCTcaaacagggtacatgaattctcataGACGACTCTGTACATATGTATGagattttttttactattattattagtttcattatttatcaaatatatataaatgtcTCGGTCCTTGATTTacatttacaagaaatatttactatatagtttaaattattcaacctgtgtaatacacggggaactaacctagtattATGTATAGTAAAATAACAATTTCTTCCAATTTAAAAATATTCCAATACCACAATCTTTAAAAGAAAATACCATAATCATTTTAAATTACCAAAAATTTCTCAAAAACAAATTGTTTATAGTTGAGTAAAAAAAGTTCACAAAGTAAAACAATATTAAACCTTTAAGCCAAAAGTTCATCAATTATCAAATTAAAAAGacgagttaattgccaaaattgtccctgaggtttgggcaagtttgccattttcgtccaaaatgacacttttgtaccaaattgctcccaacgtttgtaactttttgccattttcatccaaaccactaacttaatttatttttctgttaagttaaggatatttggatgaaactggcaaatataaaaccacatggacgattttggcaatttactcaaaccctttttaatctcttttatttaattatttttgttacatatataataaaaaagaatatacatggagtttttagaagGAAAAAAATTAACAGTTTCGtcatataatttttataaatttttatccaaatcactaactcagtttattttttctgttaatgtgaaggatgttttaaattttataaattaagacagaaattaatttacagcttctttatataaatcagttttataaagagaaaatgtcattggtgtgcaacacataacaatcgattacaacttttagtatttatcagttgtagagatagaaaaaattGTAAAATGTTACATAtcttttaaatgtgttgagcacctatGAAATATGTtgatagaaataaaatatttatttaattaagattatgagggtaactaactaatacttattttgagtggcttgagtaaagaaacttttggtttaagtagattttatttttataaaactgatctataaggtcaccagcattttacttttataaaatttagaggtttaagtagattttatttttataaaactgatctatataaaaaattagaaattaatttatgtcttaggggctgtttggtagcctcttaatgaccattcagatgctacctcttaatggtttaaaacctctgaatgaataagaggtaacctaaagtctaaatggttaagaggtaacctttgaatggtaaatcatcacatgtcacattcttctaccttctcattggtaaaattcttaatggttccattaagatgTAGCCTTTTaataaccattcagaggctaccaaacaaccccttagtttAAAAACATCCTTCaacttaatagaaaaattaacttagttagtggttggatgaaaatttataaaaattttgtgAGAAacctattatttttttttcatataaaaattgcatgttactcttttttattatatatgtaacaaaattaattaaataaaagaaatttaaaagagtttgagtaaattgccaaaatcgtccctgtggtttgccagtttcatccaaatatcctcaacttaacagaaaaaataaactaagttagtggtttggatgaaaatggcaaaaagttacaaacgttgggggcaattttgtacaaaagtgtcattttggacgaaaatggcaaatctgcccaaacctcagggacgattttgacaattaacTCTAAAAAGGCAAATAAATTTGAAATAATTCATAAAGAATTTATATGAAGAAGTGAAACTGATATACATCAGATTCATTTATCAGAAGATAAGAGTACGAATAAATCGTTTATTAGAATAGGTCATTACTTTATATACCCAATAATTCTTTAAAAGATATGTTTAACTCTTTAAttgttttaaaatttaaatatatgGTTTAAAAACATATAAGATTTCGTTGAGATTTTTTATATACCTGGTTTGTATATCTTTTTAATTTTGATACATACAGCTGTTAATATATATCATATATATCAGATAAATAAATTCGAGATATGATTTCAAAATATTAGGTCATTACTTTTTATACCTAGGAGGAAAAGGGGGAAATGTGTGCTTCGCCTAAATTCGTTGCCTATGCACCAAAAGTGATTGCCTTTGACAACTATTTTCAcaacatctttttttttttttttcttatcttTAAGCAATTTAATTTATTTTGTAAACTATAATCATAAATTAAGATAATATATTTGATTATCACTTAAGTTTAGATTTTTTCCactaaaatatttatttttagtctGATAAACGAATTCAAAAACGTCATGTGTGACCACCATAGTATctcttaaaaatgtttttaatcagaattgttttttttttcaatcgggTTAATATAATAGAATGATAACCGCTTATTTTAAAATTCTTACCTTAATATCATCAAATATATCTTTAAGTTCACCAACAATTCCTGT from Helianthus annuus cultivar XRQ/B chromosome 10, HanXRQr2.0-SUNRISE, whole genome shotgun sequence harbors:
- the LOC118483133 gene encoding uncharacterized protein LOC118483133 — protein: MRSLTIFLFLFSLILIASLCDARADPDNYWKIVMKDELMPTTQDAQSQDTQRSSGADNYWKIVMKDELMPTTNQDAQSQDTQRSSSADNYWKIVMKDEIMSTTIQDAPKPPK